One stretch of Croceibacterium atlanticum DNA includes these proteins:
- the arsB gene encoding ACR3 family arsenite efflux transporter, with product MNQQLAASPAVSSPLGFFERFLSLWVALAIMAGIALGLTMPGTVGLIAGLEYASVNLAVAVLIWAMIYPMMVGVDFASVRDIGRKPKGLVITLAVNWLVKPFTMAALAVLFFDHLYSGLIGSAEADQYIAGLILLGAAPCTAMVFVWSQLTRGDPAYTLVQVSVNDLIMIVAFAPIVALLLGVTDIEVPWETLLLSVLLYVVVPLVAGAITRRQVIARHGGDEAAVDAFTARLKPWSIIGLLATVVLLFAFQAEVIVGNPLLILLIAIPIVIQSYGIFAIAYAAAKAWRVPHNIAAPCALIGTSNFFELAVAVAIGLFGLSSGAALATVVGVLVEVPVMLSLVAYANRTRGSFPAP from the coding sequence ATGAACCAGCAATTGGCCGCCTCTCCGGCCGTTTCCTCTCCGCTCGGTTTCTTCGAGCGTTTCCTTTCCTTGTGGGTGGCGCTGGCGATCATGGCCGGTATCGCGCTGGGCCTGACCATGCCGGGCACGGTCGGGCTGATTGCCGGGCTGGAATATGCCTCGGTCAATCTGGCGGTTGCCGTGCTGATCTGGGCGATGATCTATCCGATGATGGTAGGCGTCGATTTTGCCAGTGTGCGGGATATCGGGCGCAAGCCCAAGGGGCTGGTCATCACTCTGGCGGTCAACTGGCTGGTCAAGCCCTTCACCATGGCCGCATTGGCCGTGCTGTTCTTCGATCATCTCTATTCCGGCCTGATCGGCAGTGCCGAAGCCGACCAGTACATTGCCGGGCTGATCCTGCTGGGCGCAGCACCCTGCACGGCAATGGTCTTCGTCTGGTCGCAGCTTACCCGTGGCGATCCGGCCTATACGCTGGTGCAGGTATCGGTGAACGACCTGATCATGATCGTCGCCTTCGCGCCCATCGTGGCCCTGTTGCTGGGCGTGACCGATATCGAAGTGCCATGGGAAACCCTGCTGCTTTCCGTCCTGCTTTATGTCGTCGTGCCGCTGGTGGCAGGCGCGATCACCCGCCGGCAGGTCATCGCCCGCCATGGCGGAGACGAAGCGGCGGTGGACGCGTTCACCGCGCGGCTGAAGCCCTGGTCGATCATCGGCCTGCTGGCCACGGTCGTCCTGCTCTTCGCCTTCCAGGCGGAAGTGATCGTGGGCAATCCGCTGCTGATCCTGCTGATCGCGATCCCGATCGTGATCCAGAGCTATGGCATATTCGCAATTGCCTATGCGGCGGCCAAGGCCTGGCGCGTGCCGCACAATATCGCCGCCCCTTGCGCGCTGATCGGCACGTCCAACTTCTTCGAACTGGCCGTGGCCGTGGCGATCGGCCTGTTCGGCCTGTCCAGCGGCGCGGCACTTGCCACCGTGGTCGGCGTGCTGGTGGAAGTGCCGGTGATGCTGTCGCTAGTCGCCTATGCCAATCGCACGCGGGGCAGTTTCCCCGCCCCCTAG
- the arsC gene encoding arsenate reductase (glutaredoxin) (This arsenate reductase requires both glutathione and glutaredoxin to convert arsenate to arsenite, after which the efflux transporter formed by ArsA and ArsB can extrude the arsenite from the cell, providing resistance.), with product MPADIIIYHNPDCGTSRNVLAMIRNAGIEPHVVEYLKTPPSRAMLERLIERAGISPRQLLREKGTPFADLGLGDPALSDARLIDAMMEHPVLINRPIVVSPLGVALCRPSEKVLDLLPGPQMRAFAKEDGEQVIDSSGRRIL from the coding sequence ATGCCAGCCGACATCATCATCTACCACAATCCCGATTGCGGGACTTCGCGCAACGTCCTGGCGATGATCCGCAATGCCGGGATCGAACCGCATGTGGTGGAATATCTGAAGACGCCGCCATCCCGCGCTATGCTGGAACGCCTGATCGAACGGGCAGGTATTTCCCCGCGTCAATTGCTGCGGGAAAAAGGCACGCCTTTTGCGGATTTGGGCCTGGGCGATCCCGCCCTTTCCGATGCACGATTGATCGACGCGATGATGGAACATCCGGTGCTTATCAATCGTCCGATCGTGGTTTCGCCGCTGGGCGTCGCACTGTGTCGTCCATCGGAAAAGGTGCTGGACCTGCTGCCTGGACCGCAAATGCGTGCATTCGCGAAGGAAGACGGCGAACAGGTTATTGATTCCAGCGGCCGGCGCATCCTCTGA
- a CDS encoding ArsR/SmtB family transcription factor — MNEEDALSALAALAHPTRLATFRLLVRHEPQGLVTGQLVEAMGLSQSTLSTHLAVLVKAGLVQSEKSGRNFIQRAQIDRLRALMLFLARDCCEGRADLCEPLFADLAVC, encoded by the coding sequence ATGAACGAGGAAGACGCTCTCTCCGCTTTGGCCGCGCTGGCCCATCCTACCCGGCTGGCCACTTTCCGCCTGCTCGTCCGCCACGAACCGCAAGGGCTGGTGACGGGGCAATTGGTGGAAGCGATGGGCCTTAGCCAGAGCACGCTTTCCACCCATCTGGCCGTGCTGGTGAAGGCCGGGCTGGTTCAATCCGAAAAAAGCGGGCGCAATTTCATCCAGCGTGCACAGATTGACCGTCTGCGCGCCCTCATGCTGTTCCTCGCCCGCGATTGCTGCGAAGGGCGGGCCGATCTGTGCGAACCGCTATTCGCAGATCTGGCCGTCTGCTGA
- a CDS encoding OmpA family protein, which yields MSRRTALFLSAMLAVPATSVSAQELEPASNLRTAQNEESINVFGALPDDLTGLAAGPEVEGFISARRGREMQITTPAGEATKVLVSDATEIKAKGGFLGLGRTQLAADALLNGLPVTVETVEWEGGLIASKIRFKDDDLETAEMIRGGTAQRFAEHDVAIEKNAMATEALRGRMGDIDQYNLKGTTNVHFDTGKWALSRQAEADLCATANQAEAMDNALLLVVGYTDSVGDEEYNQVLSEKRAGRVVNFLQQRCGWKPYRMLTPTGMSEADPLASNDTEAGKAQNRRVSVNILVSKAVDEL from the coding sequence ATGTCCCGACGAACCGCCCTTTTCCTTTCCGCAATGCTGGCCGTGCCGGCGACGAGCGTTTCGGCGCAGGAACTGGAACCGGCCAGCAATCTGCGCACGGCGCAGAATGAAGAATCCATCAATGTCTTCGGCGCGCTTCCCGATGACCTGACCGGCCTTGCTGCGGGTCCTGAAGTGGAAGGCTTCATTTCTGCGCGCCGCGGCCGCGAAATGCAGATCACGACCCCGGCCGGCGAAGCGACCAAGGTTCTCGTTTCCGACGCGACAGAGATCAAGGCCAAGGGCGGCTTCCTCGGCCTCGGCCGCACGCAACTGGCCGCCGATGCACTGCTTAACGGCCTGCCGGTCACCGTGGAGACGGTTGAATGGGAAGGCGGGCTGATCGCCAGCAAGATCCGTTTCAAGGACGACGATCTGGAAACCGCCGAAATGATTCGTGGCGGCACGGCCCAGCGCTTCGCCGAACATGACGTGGCGATCGAAAAGAACGCAATGGCGACCGAGGCCCTGCGCGGCCGGATGGGCGATATCGACCAGTACAATCTCAAGGGCACGACCAACGTGCATTTCGACACCGGCAAATGGGCGCTTTCGCGCCAGGCCGAAGCCGATCTGTGCGCCACCGCCAACCAGGCAGAGGCAATGGACAACGCCCTGCTGCTGGTCGTCGGCTACACCGATTCCGTGGGTGACGAGGAATACAACCAGGTGCTGAGCGAGAAGCGCGCCGGCCGCGTGGTGAACTTCCTGCAGCAGCGTTGCGGATGGAAGCCCTATCGCATGCTGACGCCGACCGGCATGTCGGAAGCCGATCCGCTGGCCAGCAATGACACGGAAGCCGGCAAGGCCCAGAACCGCCGCGTTTCGGTGAATATCCTCGTCAGCAAGGCGGTTGACGAGCTGTAA
- a CDS encoding GcrA family cell cycle regulator — protein sequence MSWTEERIATLTKMWEGGATASQIAEELGGVSRNAVIGKAHRLGLKSRPSPVKSNDDKGASKGKAATAKQAAAKPPAAKPKPPAPKPQPQPQAKPAEPAPRQQEATVQRPPEEQRPAQNMPRIVSVGPGGFLRQGPGDQQAPIPPAPPRRLVPAKPSPEIADKTSLLDLSERVCRWPMGHPGEPDFHFCGEKVNPGFPYCVEHCGRAYQAQLPRGARRPPPPLPFGGPRVR from the coding sequence ATGAGCTGGACCGAAGAACGCATCGCGACGCTGACCAAGATGTGGGAGGGCGGCGCAACTGCCAGCCAGATCGCAGAAGAGCTGGGCGGCGTGTCCCGCAATGCCGTGATTGGCAAGGCGCATCGTCTTGGCCTGAAGTCGCGCCCCTCGCCGGTGAAGTCCAATGACGATAAGGGTGCGAGCAAGGGCAAGGCCGCTACCGCGAAACAAGCCGCGGCCAAACCGCCCGCCGCCAAGCCGAAGCCCCCGGCGCCCAAACCGCAACCGCAACCACAGGCGAAGCCGGCCGAACCCGCGCCACGGCAGCAGGAAGCGACAGTCCAGCGGCCGCCGGAAGAACAGCGGCCCGCGCAGAACATGCCCCGTATCGTTTCCGTTGGCCCCGGCGGCTTTCTTCGCCAGGGTCCGGGCGACCAGCAGGCCCCGATTCCGCCGGCCCCGCCGCGCCGCCTTGTGCCGGCCAAGCCGAGCCCGGAAATCGCGGACAAGACCAGCCTTCTCGATCTCAGCGAGCGGGTTTGCCGCTGGCCGATGGGCCATCCGGGAGAGCCTGATTTCCACTTCTGCGGTGAAAAGGTGAATCCCGGCTTCCCCTATTGCGTCGAACATTGCGGCCGGGCCTATCAGGCACAGCTGCCGCGCGGCGCCCGCCGTCCCCCGCCGCCCCTGCCCTTTGGCGGCCCGCGCGTGCGCTGA
- a CDS encoding ABC transporter permease codes for MVDQVQAAAPDGAGTSPEFVDPGTKAGRRFPPKGQPLITGFNRIGLWSLYIKEIRRFLKVQTQTVWAPAVTTLLFLVIFTVAMGRGGREVLGVPFATFVAPGLIMMGMMQNSFANSSFSLLSGKLQGTIIDVLMPPLSEAELMIGIVGAAITRAIMVGGAVALAMALWPGVTLMAAHPWAIIWFGLMGATLLALMGLLTSLWADKFDHAAAITNFVVAPLSLLSGTFYVIGNLAPAFQAISRVNPFFYMISGFRFGFLGASDIGNSNHAVIGAAVGVGVLNLALGFVTYRVLKSGWKIKS; via the coding sequence ATGGTCGATCAAGTCCAAGCAGCAGCACCAGACGGCGCCGGCACCTCACCCGAATTTGTCGACCCCGGTACCAAGGCAGGGCGCAGATTTCCGCCCAAGGGGCAGCCCCTGATCACGGGCTTCAACCGGATCGGGCTGTGGAGTCTCTATATTAAGGAGATCCGGCGGTTTCTCAAGGTCCAGACGCAGACTGTCTGGGCCCCGGCCGTAACGACCCTGTTGTTTCTGGTGATCTTTACCGTCGCGATGGGCCGTGGCGGCCGCGAAGTGCTGGGCGTGCCTTTCGCCACTTTCGTTGCGCCGGGCCTGATCATGATGGGCATGATGCAGAATTCCTTCGCCAATTCCAGCTTCTCGCTGCTGTCTGGAAAGTTGCAGGGCACGATCATCGACGTGCTGATGCCGCCATTGAGCGAAGCGGAATTGATGATTGGCATTGTCGGCGCGGCAATCACCCGCGCCATCATGGTCGGCGGCGCGGTTGCTCTCGCCATGGCCCTGTGGCCGGGCGTCACGCTGATGGCGGCCCATCCCTGGGCGATTATCTGGTTCGGCCTGATGGGCGCCACCCTGCTTGCGCTGATGGGTTTGCTGACAAGCCTGTGGGCCGACAAGTTCGATCACGCGGCGGCCATCACCAATTTCGTGGTCGCGCCGCTTTCGCTCCTGTCGGGCACGTTCTACGTCATCGGCAATCTTGCCCCCGCTTTCCAGGCGATCAGCCGCGTAAACCCGTTTTTCTACATGATTTCGGGCTTCCGCTTCGGGTTTCTGGGTGCCAGCGACATCGGCAACAGCAACCACGCGGTGATCGGCGCGGCAGTGGGCGTGGGCGTGCTGAACCTCGCGCTAGGTTTCGTGACCTATCGCGTGCTGAAAAGCGGGTGGAAGATCAAGAGCTGA
- the hspQ gene encoding heat shock protein HspQ produces the protein MDHSRYFSPQAGRQVKAPRHAEARFAIGDVVRHRMFDFRGVVFDIDPVFANSEEWYESIPEDMRPRRDQPFYHLLAENEESSYVAYVSQQNLMVDRDGGPIDHPSLQQLFDDFTDGRYRLRRGLTH, from the coding sequence ATGGATCATTCCAGATACTTCTCTCCGCAAGCAGGTCGGCAGGTCAAGGCGCCGCGCCATGCAGAAGCGCGCTTTGCAATCGGCGATGTCGTCCGGCACCGCATGTTCGATTTTCGCGGCGTGGTATTCGATATCGATCCGGTCTTCGCCAATAGCGAGGAATGGTACGAATCCATTCCTGAAGACATGCGCCCGCGGCGCGACCAGCCATTTTATCACCTGCTGGCCGAGAACGAGGAATCGTCTTACGTCGCCTATGTCAGCCAGCAGAACCTGATGGTCGATCGCGATGGCGGACCTATCGACCACCCGAGCCTTCAGCAGCTGTTCGACGATTTTACCGACGGGCGATATCGCCTGCGTCGCGGCTTGACCCATTGA
- a CDS encoding DUF3237 family protein, with the protein MSDTHPFAPTFDHAFTISIDLSKPYWIEPSSRGDTRAAIYAAAGTVEGPLLNGRVIPMSGGDFPLQRGNGVIDFDARYLLEADDGAVIYLQNQGYRWAYDDAIAEKMRRDEAVSSKDYYMRVTPKFDAPAGPHEWMSRHVFVGVAEKMPGANRIHYFVVR; encoded by the coding sequence ATGTCCGATACACATCCCTTTGCACCGACCTTCGATCACGCCTTCACGATCTCGATCGACCTTTCCAAACCATACTGGATAGAGCCAAGCTCGCGCGGCGATACGCGGGCGGCCATCTATGCGGCGGCCGGGACGGTGGAAGGGCCGCTGCTGAATGGCCGGGTGATTCCCATGTCCGGCGGCGATTTTCCCCTGCAAAGAGGGAACGGCGTAATCGATTTCGATGCTCGCTACCTTCTCGAAGCGGATGACGGGGCCGTGATCTACCTCCAGAACCAGGGCTACCGCTGGGCATATGACGATGCCATCGCGGAGAAGATGCGCCGGGACGAGGCCGTGTCGAGCAAGGATTATTACATGCGCGTCACGCCGAAATTCGATGCGCCGGCCGGCCCGCATGAATGGATGTCGCGCCATGTCTTCGTTGGCGTGGCGGAAAAAATGCCGGGCGCCAATCGCATTCATTATTTCGTGGTGCGGTGA
- a CDS encoding CocE/NonD family hydrolase produces MGGEIFQPIMRPGVDPFSASHKPPLPPADYALRHEQGLTIERNCVIPLRDGTEIFADLYRPEGAERDVPILLAWGPYGKHSLSNQVFWPRSGVNPEWLSTLTPFEGPDPVWWGAQGYGVAVVDPRGAWLSGGDFHHNGRQEAEDCADTVEWLARLPWSNGRVGMSGVSYLGAIQYYVAPLKPPALAAINVWEAFSDWYREFAYHGGILETNFLPRASDNISYSLNRTENTWENVRAHPLMDAFWHSKDVDLEAITQPAYMVASWSDMGLHLRGTIEAYARIGSERKWLDVHGQKKWAHYYRPESRQRQLAFFDHFMRDRPTAIAAWPNVRLEIRDRHGVAEEREEAEFPLTRTEFERLYLDAGQGALTRDLPEQGSVEQDAVSDKAHFDIQFDEETEITGHASLQLWLETRGNDDADIFLALQKLDADGQEVGFTFYAFFENGPVSLGWLRASHRELDEERSRPERPVHTHLREDPLPEGEPVSLEIELWPFSVRFAAGETLRLVIAGADIYEKEEGLMLPFALHEDTRNRGTHVFHTGGAHASSLLLPFVPAKD; encoded by the coding sequence ATGGGCGGCGAGATTTTCCAGCCGATCATGCGGCCGGGCGTCGATCCGTTCAGCGCATCGCACAAGCCGCCTTTGCCGCCTGCGGATTATGCGCTCCGCCATGAGCAGGGGCTGACGATAGAGCGAAACTGCGTGATCCCGTTGCGCGACGGAACGGAGATTTTCGCTGATCTTTATCGCCCGGAAGGCGCAGAGCGGGATGTGCCGATCCTGCTGGCCTGGGGGCCTTATGGCAAGCATTCGCTGAGCAACCAGGTCTTCTGGCCGCGTTCGGGCGTCAATCCGGAATGGCTTTCAACGCTCACGCCTTTTGAAGGCCCCGATCCCGTCTGGTGGGGTGCGCAAGGATATGGCGTGGCGGTGGTGGATCCGCGCGGTGCCTGGCTGTCGGGCGGCGATTTCCATCATAATGGCCGCCAGGAAGCGGAAGATTGCGCGGATACGGTTGAATGGCTGGCGCGCCTGCCCTGGAGCAATGGCCGCGTGGGGATGAGCGGGGTCTCCTATCTGGGGGCGATCCAGTATTATGTCGCGCCGCTGAAACCGCCCGCGCTGGCCGCGATCAATGTGTGGGAAGCCTTTTCCGACTGGTATCGCGAATTCGCCTATCACGGCGGAATATTGGAAACGAACTTCCTGCCGCGCGCATCGGACAATATCAGCTATTCACTCAACCGGACGGAAAATACCTGGGAGAATGTCCGCGCGCATCCGTTGATGGATGCTTTCTGGCACAGCAAGGATGTCGATCTCGAAGCGATTACCCAGCCGGCATATATGGTTGCAAGCTGGTCGGACATGGGCCTGCACCTGCGCGGCACGATCGAAGCCTATGCCCGTATCGGAAGTGAACGGAAATGGCTCGACGTCCATGGCCAGAAGAAATGGGCGCATTATTACCGGCCGGAAAGCAGGCAGCGGCAGCTCGCATTTTTCGATCATTTCATGCGCGACCGGCCGACGGCAATCGCCGCCTGGCCCAATGTGAGGCTGGAGATCCGTGATCGCCACGGTGTGGCTGAAGAACGGGAAGAAGCCGAATTCCCGCTTACGCGTACCGAGTTCGAGAGATTGTATCTCGATGCAGGGCAGGGCGCATTGACTCGTGATTTGCCCGAGCAGGGATCGGTTGAGCAGGATGCCGTTTCCGACAAGGCGCATTTCGATATCCAATTCGATGAAGAAACCGAGATCACCGGCCATGCCAGCCTGCAATTATGGCTGGAAACGCGCGGCAATGATGATGCCGATATCTTCCTCGCCCTGCAGAAGCTGGATGCTGACGGGCAGGAAGTCGGCTTCACCTTCTATGCCTTTTTCGAGAACGGTCCCGTCTCTCTCGGCTGGCTTCGTGCCAGCCACCGGGAACTGGACGAGGAGCGGTCCCGGCCCGAACGGCCGGTGCATACCCATCTGCGTGAAGATCCCTTGCCAGAGGGTGAGCCGGTTTCGCTGGAGATCGAGCTCTGGCCGTTTTCGGTGCGCTTCGCCGCAGGTGAAACCCTGCGCCTGGTGATTGCGGGGGCGGATATCTACGAGAAGGAAGAGGGGCTGATGCTGCCTTTCGCCCTGCATGAGGACACGCGCAATCGCGGCACGCATGTGTTCCATACCGGCGGCGCCCATGCTTCCAGCCTGCTGCTGCCCTTTGTCCCGGCGAAGGACTGA
- a CDS encoding glycosyltransferase produces MKKLTVSIDPFDSVYNSFVPQFAAAAAGAGCEVRPLSFHLQPMMSSDVVIMHWPYLFMGDVPLTATAKGLLRIMGARRLGRTRFVWVAHNLAQHDGAARHQFIPRRFIRELDGIIYLSERSRELLHQLYRVAPHTRELVTVHPRYDSALPITPYYPPAVDEACRLMSFGMIRRYKGHGALIKAMRATQGMPVEMNLAGRRHDPVYSREVEEQAEDIANLRLSLSDERIDDEELERMIDGAHGVVLPYRAVLNSGSAIHALSRARPVLVPNLGSMPELQQSFGREWVHLYDGELSGEDIARFASAIRQIPAGARPDMSNHGWDRMSADLKGFFAEIV; encoded by the coding sequence TTGAAGAAACTGACAGTTTCGATCGACCCATTCGATAGCGTGTATAACAGTTTTGTGCCGCAATTCGCCGCCGCTGCGGCGGGTGCAGGATGTGAAGTGCGTCCGCTTTCGTTCCATCTCCAGCCGATGATGTCCAGCGATGTGGTCATCATGCACTGGCCTTATCTCTTCATGGGCGATGTACCGCTGACCGCTACCGCCAAGGGTTTGCTTCGGATCATGGGCGCGCGGCGGCTGGGGCGGACGCGGTTCGTGTGGGTGGCGCATAATCTGGCACAGCATGACGGCGCAGCGCGGCATCAGTTCATCCCCCGCCGCTTCATCCGGGAACTGGACGGCATCATCTACCTGTCGGAACGATCGCGGGAACTGCTCCACCAACTATACCGCGTGGCCCCCCACACGCGAGAACTTGTGACTGTCCATCCGCGCTATGACAGCGCCTTGCCGATCACGCCCTACTATCCGCCGGCGGTGGACGAAGCATGTCGATTGATGAGCTTCGGGATGATCCGCCGCTACAAGGGGCATGGCGCGTTGATAAAGGCCATGCGCGCCACGCAAGGCATGCCGGTTGAAATGAACCTGGCCGGGCGGCGCCACGATCCGGTCTATTCCCGCGAGGTGGAAGAGCAGGCGGAGGATATCGCCAATCTGCGGCTGTCACTTTCCGACGAGCGGATCGACGATGAAGAACTGGAGCGGATGATCGACGGGGCGCATGGCGTGGTCCTGCCCTACAGGGCAGTTCTCAACAGCGGATCGGCCATCCACGCCCTGTCGCGGGCGCGCCCGGTGCTGGTGCCGAATCTTGGATCCATGCCGGAATTGCAGCAGAGCTTCGGCCGTGAATGGGTCCACCTCTATGATGGTGAACTCTCCGGAGAAGACATAGCCCGTTTTGCTTCTGCTATCCGGCAGATTCCGGCAGGTGCACGGCCGGATATGTCCAACCATGGATGGGACAGGATGTCCGCCGACCTCAAGGGCTTCTTCGCCGAAATCGTCTGA
- a CDS encoding aromatic ring-hydroxylating oxygenase subunit alpha, which yields MTLLTDQFFDSFASSVKPTEEAETLPPEIYTSEEFFRFEKEALFYREWLCVGRQEWVKEAGDYFTATHANEPIIVTRDRDGNLQAMSAVCQHRAMLVAEGKGSVRSFVCPYHHWTYDLDGRLVGAPAMTKTCNFDKAKNSLPKLKVEVWQGFVFVNFDPEAESLIPRLAPLDAVVANYGLEDLRGTDPIVEEFAWNWKVQFENNNDGYHASRLHHGLHDYIPSSKASFPEVPKGTAGYYRLNGTLHKNAAFNPTEKALFPVFPNLSEDEQNRLLFVNVPPSLSLVITNDVAIYIIMDANSANTHNVTFGSLYMPEAMEDPLFETKAKVTADYTNSIFAQDLHTDLLIQQGLGSKFAPRGRYSWQEDAQRQFNVWLVDRYMSEWNRRRGPSAPVTKLHATS from the coding sequence ATGACGCTTCTCACCGATCAGTTCTTCGACAGCTTCGCCAGCTCGGTAAAGCCGACGGAAGAGGCGGAAACGCTTCCGCCCGAAATCTACACCAGCGAAGAATTCTTCCGCTTCGAAAAAGAGGCGCTGTTCTATCGCGAATGGCTGTGCGTCGGGCGCCAGGAATGGGTCAAGGAAGCCGGCGACTATTTCACCGCCACCCATGCGAACGAACCGATCATCGTCACGCGCGACCGGGATGGTAATTTGCAGGCCATGTCTGCCGTGTGCCAGCATCGCGCCATGCTGGTGGCCGAAGGCAAGGGCAGTGTCCGCAGCTTCGTCTGTCCCTATCACCACTGGACCTACGATCTCGACGGGCGCCTTGTCGGCGCGCCGGCGATGACCAAGACCTGCAATTTCGACAAGGCGAAGAACAGCCTGCCGAAACTGAAGGTCGAGGTCTGGCAGGGTTTCGTCTTCGTCAATTTCGATCCGGAAGCGGAATCGCTGATTCCGCGCCTGGCGCCGCTGGATGCGGTGGTGGCCAATTACGGGCTGGAGGATCTGCGCGGCACCGATCCGATCGTTGAGGAATTTGCCTGGAACTGGAAGGTCCAGTTCGAAAACAACAATGACGGTTATCACGCCAGCCGCCTGCATCACGGCCTGCATGACTATATCCCCAGTTCCAAGGCGAGCTTCCCGGAAGTTCCGAAGGGCACGGCCGGATATTACCGGCTGAACGGCACGCTGCACAAGAATGCCGCCTTCAACCCGACGGAAAAGGCGCTGTTCCCGGTTTTCCCGAACCTTTCGGAGGATGAGCAGAACCGTCTGCTGTTCGTGAACGTGCCGCCCAGCCTGTCGCTCGTGATAACAAACGACGTGGCGATCTATATCATTATGGATGCCAATTCGGCGAATACCCACAATGTGACGTTCGGCAGCCTCTATATGCCCGAAGCGATGGAGGATCCGCTGTTTGAAACCAAGGCGAAGGTGACGGCGGATTACACCAATTCCATCTTCGCGCAGGATCTGCACACGGACCTTCTGATCCAGCAGGGCCTCGGGTCAAAATTCGCGCCGCGTGGCCGCTATAGCTGGCAGGAAGATGCCCAGCGCCAGTTCAATGTCTGGCTGGTCGATCGCTACATGTCCGAATGGAATCGCCGCCGCGGCCCATCCGCCCCGGTAACGAAACTGCACGCTACCTCCTGA
- a CDS encoding VOC family protein, with protein MTNSLIFFDIPSDDPNAAGEFYAEVFGWENDPRPLGKYHRMVPGGFFKKKDGTDSEIGNLHMGISNVANVRPNPNPEGVEPRFIAKEGRGPRIWVLVGDDDTPERILETAEKLGAEILWRNHYWAEFNGKNHCFRDPWGNEILLWVKGGENPEIPDDYTRE; from the coding sequence ATGACGAATTCTCTGATTTTCTTCGATATTCCGTCGGACGATCCGAATGCCGCCGGCGAGTTCTACGCCGAGGTCTTCGGCTGGGAAAACGATCCCCGTCCGCTCGGCAAATATCACCGCATGGTGCCCGGCGGCTTCTTCAAGAAGAAGGACGGGACCGACAGCGAAATCGGCAATCTGCACATGGGCATTTCCAATGTCGCGAATGTCCGCCCCAATCCGAATCCGGAAGGCGTGGAGCCGCGCTTCATTGCGAAGGAAGGCCGCGGGCCGCGTATCTGGGTGCTGGTGGGTGATGATGATACGCCCGAACGCATCCTGGAAACGGCCGAGAAGCTGGGCGCCGAAATCCTCTGGCGCAACCATTATTGGGCCGAATTCAACGGGAAGAATCACTGCTTCCGCGACCCCTGGGGCAACGAGATCCTGCTGTGGGTGAAGGGCGGGGAAAATCCCGAGATTCCTGACGATTACACCAGGGAATAA
- the ygiD gene encoding 4,5-DOPA dioxygenase extradiol: MSRLPVVFYGHGSPMVALEKSDTTAAWKGIADRIGRPKAILCISAHWQTRGTAVTAMAQPRTIHDFGAFPQALFDMQYPAPGDPELAFRVRELLDPMPVGLDANWGLDHGTWTVLCHAYPEADIPVVQLGMDVAKTPQQHWEVGQALRPLRDEGVLIMGTGNIVHNLPAMDWDHPDADPYPWADQFNTAMLDAVVEDRPQAVIDYETLGDAARLSVPTPDHFWPLLYVLGARHPGEAAELHPNFIHHKSLGMTSILIGAE; encoded by the coding sequence ATGAGCCGCCTTCCGGTCGTATTTTACGGGCATGGCAGCCCGATGGTCGCTCTGGAAAAGAGCGACACCACCGCCGCCTGGAAAGGCATAGCCGACAGGATCGGCAGGCCGAAGGCGATCCTGTGCATTTCGGCGCATTGGCAGACGCGGGGAACCGCGGTCACGGCCATGGCCCAGCCGCGCACCATTCATGATTTCGGGGCTTTCCCGCAGGCCCTGTTCGACATGCAATATCCCGCGCCGGGCGATCCGGAACTGGCGTTTCGCGTGCGCGAATTGCTGGATCCGATGCCTGTCGGGCTGGATGCGAACTGGGGCCTGGATCATGGCACATGGACTGTGCTGTGCCATGCCTATCCGGAGGCGGATATTCCCGTCGTCCAGCTTGGCATGGATGTGGCCAAGACCCCGCAACAGCATTGGGAAGTCGGCCAGGCGCTGCGCCCGCTGCGCGATGAAGGCGTGCTGATCATGGGCACGGGCAATATCGTGCACAATCTGCCGGCCATGGACTGGGATCATCCGGACGCGGACCCTTATCCGTGGGCGGACCAGTTCAACACCGCGATGCTGGATGCCGTTGTCGAAGACCGGCCGCAGGCGGTGATCGATTACGAAACGCTTGGCGATGCGGCGCGGCTTTCCGTGCCGACGCCCGATCATTTCTGGCCGCTGCTTTATGTCCTGGGTGCGCGCCATCCGGGCGAGGCGGCTGAGCTCCACCCGAATTTCATCCATCACAAGTCGCTCGGGATGACCAGCATCCTGATCGGTGCCGAATGA